The following coding sequences are from one Triticum aestivum cultivar Chinese Spring chromosome 5A, IWGSC CS RefSeq v2.1, whole genome shotgun sequence window:
- the LOC123106030 gene encoding bifunctional fucokinase/fucose pyrophosphorylase isoform X1, with protein sequence MEPARRRRRRAHTADEAAAVLRKAWCRLRLSARDPARVPPWDAVVLTAASPEQAALYGRQLARARRLGLFPPSTAALAVPDPDGARIGSGAATLHAVASLARHLLSQATKEEIAEFRLLPEANGSSMPLASVVRFMATKHVLLLHAGGDSKRVPWANPMGKAFLPVPYLAGDNPDGPVPLLFDHILAVSASARQAFKNQGGIFIMTGDVLPCFDAANLLLPDDAACIVTAPTTLDVASNHGVVVASKDGTEGQNYSLCLVDNLLQKPTVRELVEGQAILDDGRALLDTGIIAVRGQAWQELVALAYSSSQTMIEEIITSRKELSLYEDLVAAWVPTKHEWLRNRPFGKELIAALGRHKMFSFCSYDFSFLHFGTSAEVLDHLAGSYSGLVGRRHMCSVPETTACDIAATTVILCSKISAGVSIGEDSLVYDSSLSGRVRIGSQSIVVGVNIHELHGDSPQIIRSSTCFTLPDRHCLWEVPLVNSMGRVMVYCGLHDNPKVAMNRDGTFCGKPWKNVLEDLKIQDTDIWDTSNLDKCLWNARLFPIVSPPEMLNVGMWLMGSGHDPDGKVSCIWRNSRRVSLEELHRSIDYHQLCMDSAKHQADLAAAVAKSCMTYGLLGRNLFQLCEDMLGNDSSSVEVCKELLTFFPSHGDQYSGVLPQSRGYQVKMDLLRASGDLSTASLVEEKVWASVASETASAIKYGSKEPSSSAMTSSNGNLRPKKVVVELPVRVDFVGGWSDTPPWSLERPGCVLNMAISLEGRLPVGATTEATEDHHGVLIEDDTDRKVYIDDLSSISCPFKEDDPFRLVKSALIVTGILGHEMLLTSGLKIRTWANVPRGSGLGTSSILAAAVVKCLFQLMEDDGGDDNVARAVLVVEQIMGTGGGWQDQIGGLYPGIKCTQSFPGQPLRLQVVPLLASPQLIQELEQRLLVVFTGQVRLAHRVLEKVVTRYLRRDSLLISSIKRLAELARAGREALMNGEVDELGGIMLEAWGLHQELDPFCSNRLVDELFALADPYCCGYKLVGAGGGGFALLLARSPGHAVDLRRVLQDSAAGLDVTVYDWKVAVPLPR encoded by the exons ATGGAGCCGGCCCGTCGGCGCCGGCGGAGGGCGCACACggcggacgaggcggcggcggtgctgcgCAAGGCCTGGTGCCGGCTGCGGCTGTCGGCGCGCGACCCGGCGCGGGTGCCGCCGTGGGACGCCGTCGTGCTCACGGCCGCCAGCCCCGAGCAGGCCGCGCTCTACGGCCGCCAGCTCgcgcgcgcgcgccgcctcggcctcttcccgccctccaccgccgccctcgccgtcccGGACCCCGACGGCGCCCGCATCGGCTCCGGCGCCGCCACGCTCCACGCCGtcgcctccctcgcccgccaccTCCTCTCCCAG GCCACCAAGGAAGAGATCGCCGAATTCCGTCTCCTCCCCGAGGCGAACGGCTCCTCCATGCCGCTGGCATCCGTGGTGCGCTTCATGGCCACCAAGCACGTGCTGCTGCTCCACGCCGGCGGCGACAGCAAGAGGGTTCCTTGGGCCAACCCCATGGGGAAGGCCTTCCTGCCGGTGCCTTACCTGGCCGGGGACAACCCCGACGGGCCTGTCCCGCTGCTCTTCGACCACATCCTCGCCGTCTCAGCCAGCGCAAGGCAAGCATTCAAGAACCAAG GTGGGATCTTCATAATGACCGGGGATGTTCTCCCCTGCTTCGATGCCGCGAACCTACTGCTCCCCGATGACGCTGCGTGCATCGTCACCGCGCCGACCACGCTCGATGTGGCCTCTAATCATGGAGTGGTGGTGGCGTCCAAGGATGGAACCGAGGGGCAGAATTACTCTCTCTGTTTGGTTGATAATCTCCTGCAGAAGCCGACAGTGAGGGAGCTTGTGGAGGGCCAGGCCATTCTAGATGATGGTAGAGCACTACTTGACACGGGGATAATAGCTGTGAGGGGTCAAGCATGGCAGGAGCTTGTTGCCCTTGCATACTCATCTAGCCAGACCATGATTGAGGAGATCATCACTAGCAGAAAAGAG TTGAGTTTATATGAAGATCTTGTGGCTGCATGGGTACCAACCAAACATGAATGGTTGAGGAACCGTCCATTTGGCAAGGAACTAATTGCTGCTTTAGGAAGACATAAGATGTTCAGCTTTTGTTCAT ATGACTTCTCATTTTTGCATTTTGGTACATCTGCTGAGGTTCTTGATCATTTGGCGGGTTCATATTCAGGACTTGTAGGTCGAAGGCACATGTGTTCGGTACCAGAGACCACTGCTTGTGATATTGCTGCGACAACAGTCATTTTGTGTAGCAAAATTTCTGCCGGGGTATCAATTGGAGAGGATTCATTGGTTTATGATTCATCACTTTCAGGCAGAGTAAGGATTGGGTCACAGTCCATTGTTGTTGGGGTGAATATACATGAGTTACATGGGGATAGTCCTCAAATTATCAGGAGTAGCACCTGTTTCACGCTACCTGATCGGCATTGCCTGTGGGAAGTGCCACTGGTAAACTCCATGGGAAGAGTCATGGTCTACTGCGGTCTTCATGACAATCCAAAAGTTGCTATGAATAGGGACGGGACTTTCTGTGGAAAGCCATGGAAAAATGTTTTGGAAGATCTTAAAATCCAGGATACGGATATTTGGGACACATCCAACCTTGACAAGTGCTTATGGAATGCTAGGCTTTTTCCCATCGTGTCTCCCCCTGAAATGCTGAATGTAGGCATGTGGCTCATGGGATCAGGACATGACCCAGATGGAAAAGTTAGTTGCATTTGGAGAAATTCACGCAGAGTCAGCCTGGAAGAGCTGCATCGCTCAATCGACTACCATCAGCTTTGCATGGATTCAGCCAAGCATCAAGCAGATCTTGCAGCTGCCGTAGCCAAAAGTTGCATGACATATGGCTTACTCGGGCGTAACCTGTTTCAGCTGTGTGAGGACATGTTAGGAAATGATAGTTCCAGTGTAGAAGTCTGCAAAGAATTACTTACATTTTTTCCAAGTCACGGGGATCAGTACTCTGGTGTTCTTCCTCAGAGCAGAGGATATCAGGTCAAAATGGATCTACTTAGAGCTTCTGGAGATCTTTCTACTGCTTCTTTGGTTGAAGAGAAAGTATGGGCTTCTGTTGCAAGTGAAACTGCATCAGCTATAAAATATGGGTCTAAAG AACCATCAAGCAGTGCAATGACGTCAAGCAATGGAAACCTGCGTCCTAAGAAGGTTGTAGTAGAATTACCGGTCCGTGTGGACTTTGTTGGGGGTTGGAGTGATACACCTCCATGGAGCTTGGAGCGTCCAGGTTGTGTTCTGAACATGGCAATAAGCCTGGAAGGACGCCTTCCAGTCGGGGCTACAACAGAGGCAACAGAAGACCACCATGGAGTTCTAATCGAAGATGACACCGACAGAAAGGTCTACATTGATGATCTGTCATCCATCTCTTGTCCATTCAAAGAAGACGACCCATTCCGTCTAGTGAAGTCTGCTCTCATCGTCACTGGCATCCTTGGCCATGAAATGCTGTTGACGTCAGGCCTGAAGATCAGGACCTGGGCAAATGTTCCTCGGGGAAGCGGACTCGGAACTTCGAGCATATTAGCGGCTGCTGTAGTCAAGTGTCTGTTCCAACTCATGGAAGACGATGGAGGCGATGATAATGTCGCCAGGGCTGTGCTGGTAGTAGAGCAGATAATGGGCACCGGTGGAGGGTGGCAGGACCAAATTGGTGGCCTGTATCCTGGGATCAAGTGCACCCAGAGCTTCCCAGGACAGCCGTTGCGCTTGCAGGTTGTTCCATTGTTGGCATCTCCCCAGTTGATCCAGGAACTGGAGCAACGTCTCCTCGTCGTGTTCACCGGCCAA GTGAGGCTGGCGCACCGGGTGCTGGAGAAGGTGGTGACGCGGTACCTGCGGCGCGACAGCCTGCTGATCTCCAGCATCAAGCGGCTGGCGGAGCTGGCCAGGGCCGGGAGGGAGGCCCTGATGAACGGCGAGGTGGACGAGCTGGGCGGCATCATGCTGGAGGCCTGGGGGCTGCACCAGGAGCTGGACCCCTTCTGCAGCAACAGGCTGGTGGACGAGCTGTTCGCGCTCGCCGACCCCTACTGCTGCGGCTACAAGCTCGTCGGTGCCGGCGGTGGCGGCTTCGCCCTCCTGCTCGCCAGGAGCCCAGGCCACGCCGTCGACCTCCGGCGCGTGCTTCAGGACTCCGCGGCCGGCCTCGACGTCACGGTGTACGACTGGAAGGTCGCCGTGCCACTGCCAAGATGA
- the LOC123106030 gene encoding bifunctional fucokinase/fucose pyrophosphorylase isoform X2, with translation MTGDVLPCFDAANLLLPDDAACIVTAPTTLDVASNHGVVVASKDGTEGQNYSLCLVDNLLQKPTVRELVEGQAILDDGRALLDTGIIAVRGQAWQELVALAYSSSQTMIEEIITSRKELSLYEDLVAAWVPTKHEWLRNRPFGKELIAALGRHKMFSFCSYDFSFLHFGTSAEVLDHLAGSYSGLVGRRHMCSVPETTACDIAATTVILCSKISAGVSIGEDSLVYDSSLSGRVRIGSQSIVVGVNIHELHGDSPQIIRSSTCFTLPDRHCLWEVPLVNSMGRVMVYCGLHDNPKVAMNRDGTFCGKPWKNVLEDLKIQDTDIWDTSNLDKCLWNARLFPIVSPPEMLNVGMWLMGSGHDPDGKVSCIWRNSRRVSLEELHRSIDYHQLCMDSAKHQADLAAAVAKSCMTYGLLGRNLFQLCEDMLGNDSSSVEVCKELLTFFPSHGDQYSGVLPQSRGYQVKMDLLRASGDLSTASLVEEKVWASVASETASAIKYGSKEPSSSAMTSSNGNLRPKKVVVELPVRVDFVGGWSDTPPWSLERPGCVLNMAISLEGRLPVGATTEATEDHHGVLIEDDTDRKVYIDDLSSISCPFKEDDPFRLVKSALIVTGILGHEMLLTSGLKIRTWANVPRGSGLGTSSILAAAVVKCLFQLMEDDGGDDNVARAVLVVEQIMGTGGGWQDQIGGLYPGIKCTQSFPGQPLRLQVVPLLASPQLIQELEQRLLVVFTGQVRLAHRVLEKVVTRYLRRDSLLISSIKRLAELARAGREALMNGEVDELGGIMLEAWGLHQELDPFCSNRLVDELFALADPYCCGYKLVGAGGGGFALLLARSPGHAVDLRRVLQDSAAGLDVTVYDWKVAVPLPR, from the exons ATGACCGGGGATGTTCTCCCCTGCTTCGATGCCGCGAACCTACTGCTCCCCGATGACGCTGCGTGCATCGTCACCGCGCCGACCACGCTCGATGTGGCCTCTAATCATGGAGTGGTGGTGGCGTCCAAGGATGGAACCGAGGGGCAGAATTACTCTCTCTGTTTGGTTGATAATCTCCTGCAGAAGCCGACAGTGAGGGAGCTTGTGGAGGGCCAGGCCATTCTAGATGATGGTAGAGCACTACTTGACACGGGGATAATAGCTGTGAGGGGTCAAGCATGGCAGGAGCTTGTTGCCCTTGCATACTCATCTAGCCAGACCATGATTGAGGAGATCATCACTAGCAGAAAAGAG TTGAGTTTATATGAAGATCTTGTGGCTGCATGGGTACCAACCAAACATGAATGGTTGAGGAACCGTCCATTTGGCAAGGAACTAATTGCTGCTTTAGGAAGACATAAGATGTTCAGCTTTTGTTCAT ATGACTTCTCATTTTTGCATTTTGGTACATCTGCTGAGGTTCTTGATCATTTGGCGGGTTCATATTCAGGACTTGTAGGTCGAAGGCACATGTGTTCGGTACCAGAGACCACTGCTTGTGATATTGCTGCGACAACAGTCATTTTGTGTAGCAAAATTTCTGCCGGGGTATCAATTGGAGAGGATTCATTGGTTTATGATTCATCACTTTCAGGCAGAGTAAGGATTGGGTCACAGTCCATTGTTGTTGGGGTGAATATACATGAGTTACATGGGGATAGTCCTCAAATTATCAGGAGTAGCACCTGTTTCACGCTACCTGATCGGCATTGCCTGTGGGAAGTGCCACTGGTAAACTCCATGGGAAGAGTCATGGTCTACTGCGGTCTTCATGACAATCCAAAAGTTGCTATGAATAGGGACGGGACTTTCTGTGGAAAGCCATGGAAAAATGTTTTGGAAGATCTTAAAATCCAGGATACGGATATTTGGGACACATCCAACCTTGACAAGTGCTTATGGAATGCTAGGCTTTTTCCCATCGTGTCTCCCCCTGAAATGCTGAATGTAGGCATGTGGCTCATGGGATCAGGACATGACCCAGATGGAAAAGTTAGTTGCATTTGGAGAAATTCACGCAGAGTCAGCCTGGAAGAGCTGCATCGCTCAATCGACTACCATCAGCTTTGCATGGATTCAGCCAAGCATCAAGCAGATCTTGCAGCTGCCGTAGCCAAAAGTTGCATGACATATGGCTTACTCGGGCGTAACCTGTTTCAGCTGTGTGAGGACATGTTAGGAAATGATAGTTCCAGTGTAGAAGTCTGCAAAGAATTACTTACATTTTTTCCAAGTCACGGGGATCAGTACTCTGGTGTTCTTCCTCAGAGCAGAGGATATCAGGTCAAAATGGATCTACTTAGAGCTTCTGGAGATCTTTCTACTGCTTCTTTGGTTGAAGAGAAAGTATGGGCTTCTGTTGCAAGTGAAACTGCATCAGCTATAAAATATGGGTCTAAAG AACCATCAAGCAGTGCAATGACGTCAAGCAATGGAAACCTGCGTCCTAAGAAGGTTGTAGTAGAATTACCGGTCCGTGTGGACTTTGTTGGGGGTTGGAGTGATACACCTCCATGGAGCTTGGAGCGTCCAGGTTGTGTTCTGAACATGGCAATAAGCCTGGAAGGACGCCTTCCAGTCGGGGCTACAACAGAGGCAACAGAAGACCACCATGGAGTTCTAATCGAAGATGACACCGACAGAAAGGTCTACATTGATGATCTGTCATCCATCTCTTGTCCATTCAAAGAAGACGACCCATTCCGTCTAGTGAAGTCTGCTCTCATCGTCACTGGCATCCTTGGCCATGAAATGCTGTTGACGTCAGGCCTGAAGATCAGGACCTGGGCAAATGTTCCTCGGGGAAGCGGACTCGGAACTTCGAGCATATTAGCGGCTGCTGTAGTCAAGTGTCTGTTCCAACTCATGGAAGACGATGGAGGCGATGATAATGTCGCCAGGGCTGTGCTGGTAGTAGAGCAGATAATGGGCACCGGTGGAGGGTGGCAGGACCAAATTGGTGGCCTGTATCCTGGGATCAAGTGCACCCAGAGCTTCCCAGGACAGCCGTTGCGCTTGCAGGTTGTTCCATTGTTGGCATCTCCCCAGTTGATCCAGGAACTGGAGCAACGTCTCCTCGTCGTGTTCACCGGCCAA GTGAGGCTGGCGCACCGGGTGCTGGAGAAGGTGGTGACGCGGTACCTGCGGCGCGACAGCCTGCTGATCTCCAGCATCAAGCGGCTGGCGGAGCTGGCCAGGGCCGGGAGGGAGGCCCTGATGAACGGCGAGGTGGACGAGCTGGGCGGCATCATGCTGGAGGCCTGGGGGCTGCACCAGGAGCTGGACCCCTTCTGCAGCAACAGGCTGGTGGACGAGCTGTTCGCGCTCGCCGACCCCTACTGCTGCGGCTACAAGCTCGTCGGTGCCGGCGGTGGCGGCTTCGCCCTCCTGCTCGCCAGGAGCCCAGGCCACGCCGTCGACCTCCGGCGCGTGCTTCAGGACTCCGCGGCCGGCCTCGACGTCACGGTGTACGACTGGAAGGTCGCCGTGCCACTGCCAAGATGA
- the LOC123106034 gene encoding uncharacterized protein translates to MITAALPRHIAFAPVLCRPGAISIALQGVGRATARAPADCHLCHRLGSRVRGRAARRAVVVLRLREERRIGCCFGEVEDAVLAKRREACLLIPAMEGLRLIESAATEILLC, encoded by the exons ATGATCACCGCCGCGTTGCCGCGACACATCGCGTTTGCTCCCGTCCTGTGCCGGCCGGGGGCCATCTCCATCGCGCTGCAGGGAGTGGGCCGTGCTACAGCGCGCGCTCCGGCCGATTGCCACCTGTGCCATCGGCTTGGGAGCCGCGTCCGAGGGAGGGCTGCGCGCCGCGCCGTGGTCGTGCTCCGCCTGAGGGAGGAGCGCCGCATCGGATGCTGCTTCGGAGAGGTGGAGGACGCCGTCCTCGCCAAACGTCGAG AAGCATGTCTATTGATTCCTGCCATGGAAGGGTTGCGGTTGATCGAATCGGCAGCGACTGAAATTCTCCTATGCTGA